Sequence from the Propionispora vibrioides genome:
CTCTGTTCAACATGTGCTTGACATACGCTTTATAAGCACTTTTTATTGTTTCATTAGTATAAAAGCCATCATGTCTTTTCGGATCTTTTACCCAATTGACATAGGCGTTCATACCGCCAAAATCATCCCAGTTATTTACTAATACTATAACTAATTTTATACCTTTTTCATTAGCTTTCTTGATAGCATAGTCTAATCTCTCAAAACCGCTTTCGCCATATTGCCCCATGCTAGGCTGCATTTCTATTTTGGGCACTGTTGTTTTAGCTTCGCCTGTCCCATCAATAAAACCCCAGCATCTTATTACCTTTAATCCCATTTTACTGGCGTTATCCATTACATCATCAATCATTGCATTAGAACGATAATGAAAGTAATAATTATTTGTACCGGAAAATCTAAATTCTTTACCATTTAACATAAGTTTATCGCCTTGGCGAGTCACAAAATTACTATTTTGCTCATTACTATCATTAGCTAAAGCAACTGATTTTGAAGTCATAATTGAAAAAAGACATAAGGCCAACATAATTAAAGAAACAAAACTTCTTCTTTTCATAACATAGTTCTCCTTCTCGTTCGAAATATATTGAACAATGTCTTACCTCCATGCGGTCCTCCCCGCCTTTCAATCCCAGGTGTGTGTTCCAACTGCCATCGGACTGCTCATACTACAAACACCCTGCAATTCCGCAGCTTTTCATTCCTATGATTTGTCTCCTCTATTTCAATGCGATATAATTAGCCTCTTTTTCCCAACGCAATATTATCTACATATATTTCACCTTTATAGCTTGTATAGCTACCTACAACACTAAAATCAAAGTAAACAACCTTTGCTGTTACCGCTTGAAGTGGCACACTGACCTTCACTTTTTTAAGTTCTGTTCCTTCAACCGGACTAGCTGCCAGAACATTGATATCCGGGCATACATTAACTACTTCGACATTTGAATCTGATTTCATATAAATTTTAGCTTTAAAAGAGCCATTGGTCAGCTTGCTAGGATTAAAATAGAAATCAAAAGTTAACAAATCACAGCCATCCAACGCCAGTGGAGAACTATCGATGGCACTATTATGGAGCTTCACCTCACTCCAGCTCTCTTTTACCTTCTTATGAAAATCAACATCTAATTTTATCGAACCATCACCAATTTTTTCATCATACGATATAGTCGGCGCACCATCATAATTCCATACACCGCCGGAAGCCCAGCCATCCGCACCTTGAGCAAAATTCCAGACTGTCAGTTCCGTCGCCGCTGCTACAGGAACCGTTAAAAAGCCGGACAGCAAAAAAGCTGCTGACAATATCACGGGAATGAATTTCTTCAGTACTGTTTTTTTCATGTATCCCAACTCCTTTTAACACAATTCAAATTATAAATAAAAAGCAGGGACATTGTTGCACACCTTTTCCTAAGACGGCAATAATATCCCTGCTTTCCTTCGCCTTAGTGGCTTTGTTCCTATTGCTTAACTGCTTTGATATCATCAAAATACAGGTTTGAATCAACCATCTCATTTCCAATAGTATTACAATAGATCGCAAAATGCTGTACATGTGCTTGATCGAACTTGCCATTTTGCTTGCCTTTAAATTGACTGAACGGGATAGTTACCAGACGCGGGCCGCTCTCTTTGGCCATTTCGGCAAGATCGACCTCAAAATCCTCCCCGTTGCTGTTAAGCTGAATAATCAGCCGCTGCCCTTGCCCATCAGGCTTAACCCAGAATTGAATAGCGTTATATGCCGACCAGTCGACCCCTTTTAAACTCTTGATCACCCCGGCATAACCACCCTTACCAATTTTATAGTGAAACTTCAATCCCGTATCACCGCTTTTATGCTCTGCCACGTCTTCAGTCAACGTGGCGGTCACATTACAGCCTGCGCCGATATTGGTCGAATACGCCGACTGCAGCATACCGTTATCCCCATAATAGTTTTCAAAATCATCTACCAAGGATGGATCAAGCGGTGGCTGTGGCATATTATAAAGGACTTTTACCGAATCCACCGTGTTGCCATCCAACTGTAAGTCCACCGTTCCCACCGTCTTACCCAAAGCAGACAAGCTCGCCTCGGTCATAGTGGCCGCATAGGTTCCACCACTTTTTTTGGCATCCATAACCGCAACAGCTGTGCCATCGGCCTTCTTAACAATAAAGCGCACCTTTTGAACCTTGCCGGCTACATTGGCCTTGAGTCTGACCGGTTGGCAAATGCGCTCATTAGAATTGGGCGCGATAAGATACCCATACGTGCCGGCGGCCGCCTGTTGCTTTATATTTAATGTCTTATAATCCGCCATTTGGCCGGCAAAGACGACATCCTGCTGATTATAAAAATCAACAAATTGATTAATCATCTCATGACCGCGCTTATCGCTAATCATATAGGGCTGATCAAAATTCGTTTCATCAAAATTAGACCAGGTCATGAAATAGGCCATCTTGTGTTTCGCTACCGCCTGCAACGCCTCCTTAAACCAATCGGGACGCTTATTGCCCGCTTTCGCCATCGCGCTGTTGCCAACGAGAATCCCTGTTTCGGTAACGGCAGCTACCTTATTATGCTGCTGGGCAAATTGCTGAACCAGTTCCATCGTCGAGCCAAAAGAATCCATCCAGGTATCCTGCACGGCCGGATCCTTGTGATACATATCAAAGCCGATAATATCAACAAAGGCATCGCCTGGATAACGGGTTAAATAATCTTCCTCGCTGATAAACGGTCCTCCCGGAGAGTAAGCATACAAGAAATTGTGCAAGC
This genomic interval carries:
- a CDS encoding glycosyl hydrolase, translated to MSRATAAEAQTWDFSGGLGPWHYGGVWDYSGTPELTYDAAVGDGAAKLTVDFTNNAKKSWSEIKLENGALPLALEGYNVVTYDFYFNPKSMSSGTFKTKLYMTSDKNQEVVNTYPDIDLDSAEPIAGTSLKKVNVHIPFEPANANVAYFMISIVGSNTDYKGELYIDQITLGHEVVKDIYVDYTATLANKSKVDINMLKIPAVVSPVDAKADSNTVKLLAYLKGIAESGKTLYGHQNDLHKKVGRGVGPSDTYELTGDYPAVVGMDGLALTGSELDLTDAERAQGMTFVDKAANVGMEANRVGAIVTLSCHMPNFAEVAAKGKKDGKYDYSGYTPTVTSGDVVARILPGGDLNSVYTGYLDLVAEYGQKLQAQGIPVLFRPFHENNGSWFWWGAAFCSPSQYKNLFRYTEEYLRDKKGLHNFLYAYSPGGPFISEEDYLTRYPGDAFVDIIGFDMYHKDPAVQDTWMDSFGSTMELVQQFAQQHNKVAAVTETGILVGNSAMAKAGNKRPDWFKEALQAVAKHKMAYFMTWSNFDETNFDQPYMISDKRGHEMINQFVDFYNQQDVVFAGQMADYKTLNIKQQAAAGTYGYLIAPNSNERICQPVRLKANVAGKVQKVRFIVKKADGTAVAVMDAKKSGGTYAATMTEASLSALGKTVGTVDLQLDGNTVDSVKVLYNMPQPPLDPSLVDDFENYYGDNGMLQSAYSTNIGAGCNVTATLTEDVAEHKSGDTGLKFHYKIGKGGYAGVIKSLKGVDWSAYNAIQFWVKPDGQGQRLIIQLNSNGEDFEVDLAEMAKESGPRLVTIPFSQFKGKQNGKFDQAHVQHFAIYCNTIGNEMVDSNLYFDDIKAVKQ